The Acidobacteriota bacterium genome includes a region encoding these proteins:
- a CDS encoding RsmB/NOP family class I SAM-dependent RNA methyltransferase, translating to MIFMADIKRLEETVAELLAGREFAGRAIGRLLGAGEYTTEERQWLHDAVMSFVQLKNRYRTLVERFAEKTGIEDTEPEDIRLWIACRHQEGAVRGPVEETVFSAMAAKSRVRKFLGFLEHNPPEEIFKAKKKKDLECLWLYHSHPLWMIRKWLGAYPWKEVEDLCRFNNTLPDVAVRVNPLKGSVEGLLDSLRAEGFAGAASEWSPFGATLTRRFDALSHPGYRKGQFTLQSLSSQLTCFYLNPRPGSRLLDFCAGEGGKCLTLAHIMKGRGEVYVHDKQMWRLQNLRKRLRREGVQNVRMEGMASIKRRSLLFDLVVVDTPCTGSGNFRRQPELKWKLKDSEPEEMNRVQLGILDEAAPFCAPGGLLAYITCSLFQEENHKVVRRFLGSREGWDLVSPAAFLAEHHATGFWLPAEKFETFIDDRYFQVLPQKHRMPGMFCALLRKQVGDGPPRE from the coding sequence ATGATCTTCATGGCGGACATCAAGCGACTGGAGGAGACGGTGGCCGAACTCCTCGCGGGGCGGGAATTCGCCGGTCGGGCCATCGGACGCCTCCTGGGCGCCGGGGAGTACACCACGGAGGAACGCCAGTGGCTGCACGACGCCGTGATGAGCTTCGTGCAGCTCAAGAACCGCTACCGGACCCTGGTGGAACGTTTCGCGGAGAAAACGGGGATCGAGGACACCGAACCCGAGGACATCCGCCTCTGGATCGCCTGCCGCCACCAGGAGGGGGCGGTCCGGGGGCCCGTGGAGGAAACGGTCTTCTCGGCCATGGCGGCGAAATCCCGCGTTCGCAAGTTCCTCGGCTTTCTCGAGCACAACCCGCCGGAGGAAATCTTCAAAGCGAAGAAGAAAAAGGACCTGGAATGCCTCTGGCTGTACCACTCCCACCCCCTCTGGATGATCCGCAAGTGGCTCGGCGCCTACCCCTGGAAGGAGGTGGAGGACCTCTGCCGTTTCAACAACACGCTCCCCGACGTCGCCGTCCGGGTCAACCCGTTGAAGGGCTCCGTGGAGGGACTGCTGGATTCCCTTCGGGCCGAGGGTTTCGCCGGGGCGGCTTCCGAGTGGTCGCCCTTCGGGGCCACCCTCACCCGTCGCTTCGACGCCCTGTCCCACCCCGGGTACCGAAAGGGGCAATTCACCCTGCAGAGCCTGTCTTCCCAGCTGACCTGCTTCTACCTGAACCCCCGGCCCGGGTCCCGGCTGCTGGACTTCTGCGCGGGGGAGGGGGGCAAGTGCCTGACCCTGGCCCACATCATGAAGGGCAGGGGGGAGGTCTACGTCCACGACAAGCAGATGTGGCGGCTGCAGAACCTCCGGAAACGCCTGCGGCGCGAGGGGGTGCAGAACGTCCGGATGGAGGGGATGGCGTCCATCAAGCGTCGCAGCCTGCTCTTCGACCTGGTGGTGGTGGACACGCCCTGCACCGGGAGCGGGAACTTCCGGCGCCAGCCCGAGCTGAAGTGGAAGCTCAAGGACAGCGAGCCCGAAGAGATGAACCGCGTCCAGCTCGGCATCCTCGACGAGGCCGCCCCCTTCTGCGCACCGGGCGGCCTGCTGGCCTACATCACCTGCTCCCTCTTCCAGGAGGAGAACCACAAGGTGGTGCGGCGTTTCCTCGGCAGCCGGGAGGGGTGGGACCTCGTGAGCCCCGCGGCGTTTCTCGCGGAGCACCACGCCACGGGGTTCTGGCTCCCCGCGGAGAAGTTCGAGACCTTCATCGACGACCGCTACTTCCAGGTCCTCCCGCAGAAGCACCGGATGCCGGGCATGTTCTGCGCCCTCCTGCGGAAACAGGTCGGCGACGGCCCACCCAGGGAATGA
- a CDS encoding YigZ family protein has product MLTLARDSQTEALIQKSRFVSLAFRADSEDAFRRQLEEIRRRFPGANHYVFAYVIREADGRQCIRFSDDGEPHNSAGRPVLAPIQGRDLTNAAVVVVRYFGGIKLGVGGLVRAYGGGASSALDVAGIRPLTRRESGSLVLDYAALPEAERRLKAEGAEIVRKEFGEKVTLFFEKEIV; this is encoded by the coding sequence ATGCTCACCCTCGCCCGGGATTCTCAAACGGAAGCCCTCATCCAGAAATCCCGCTTCGTTTCCCTCGCCTTCCGGGCGGACAGCGAGGACGCGTTCCGCCGGCAGCTCGAGGAGATCCGGCGGCGCTTTCCGGGGGCGAACCACTACGTCTTCGCCTACGTCATCCGGGAGGCGGACGGACGCCAGTGCATCCGGTTCTCCGACGACGGGGAGCCTCACAACAGCGCGGGTCGACCCGTCCTGGCACCGATCCAGGGGCGGGACCTCACCAACGCGGCCGTGGTGGTGGTCCGGTACTTCGGGGGGATCAAATTGGGCGTCGGCGGGCTGGTCCGGGCTTACGGCGGGGGCGCGTCCTCGGCCCTCGACGTGGCGGGGATCCGGCCGCTCACCCGACGGGAAAGCGGGAGCCTGGTCCTCGACTACGCGGCCCTCCCGGAGGCGGAGCGGCGGCTCAAGGCGGAGGGCGCCGAGATCGTGCGGAAGGAATTCGGGGAGAAAGTCACCCTGTTCTTCGAGAAGGAGATTGTATGA
- a CDS encoding 4Fe-4S binding protein has protein sequence MAYVISDSCTACGTCKPECPVDAISEGDIYKIDPDTCTDCGTCADVCPVGAIAPEE, from the coding sequence ATGGCTTACGTGATCAGCGACAGTTGCACCGCTTGCGGAACCTGCAAACCCGAATGCCCCGTCGATGCCATCAGCGAAGGCGATATCTACAAGATCGACCCTGACACCTGCACCGACTGCGGGACCTGCGCCGACGTTTGCCCGGTGGGTGCCATCGCCCCCGAAGAATAA
- a CDS encoding glycosyltransferase family 39 protein: MGAGLNVPSGSQGILGGAWGAARLWAGRRPLAVLLTVVVLVQLAFALVSAFNIDDPIYLRLMRNIDRAPLNPMGEPVLWDGQVSTDMMSHSHPPLVVYLMYPFYKLGGEDPEWSLHLGFILFSLLLVTAVWCLAEFFALPPFPAAFLAFFSPAVFTVSHTVMMDLPALALGVTGVAAAFRGLRDNRPAAVLAGGAWIGAACLVSYVAVMFLLPPGVALLLSRRRLRNTLLLGLPPAACLGGWLAFVWFQTGRFVLADAARVVAVIQDRSYGGVEYRLFYNLVAAGSMVLFPAALLVWQWRTIRGKLYLLAALAIGFRLALRFPGEGTLRHALVAFGAAAGIILLVEGTLAAARAARFDRERRPFHLALAAWLPLLFLLTVKTWPHGAVRYLLWIVPPAVLCFLLSESLSPGPAGERPGENPAPGRRRRPLWALLAGGQVALALLAAWADTDLAGRQRAAVDAIFARYAAPGRTLWYAGEWGLRHYVSARGGKCILRYDRRPRPGDILVRPALLSSTYASAYEEGHRAQRIARLAVRTPCPLRTLSPRARAGFWSDYWGLLPLAPATGDPPLEILDVYRILQTLPPDPGREKDNLGILPPARLTVIPDG, from the coding sequence ATGGGTGCTGGGTTGAATGTGCCGTCGGGCAGTCAGGGAATCCTGGGGGGGGCTTGGGGAGCCGCCCGGCTTTGGGCGGGGAGGCGCCCTCTCGCGGTCCTGCTTACCGTCGTTGTGCTGGTGCAATTGGCCTTCGCCCTGGTCTCGGCCTTCAACATCGACGACCCCATCTACCTCCGGCTGATGCGGAACATCGACCGGGCCCCCCTCAACCCCATGGGAGAGCCGGTGCTGTGGGACGGCCAGGTTTCCACGGACATGATGTCCCACTCCCACCCCCCCCTGGTGGTCTACCTCATGTACCCCTTTTACAAGCTGGGGGGAGAGGACCCCGAGTGGTCGCTTCACCTGGGGTTCATCCTCTTCTCGCTGCTGCTGGTGACGGCGGTCTGGTGCCTGGCGGAGTTCTTCGCCCTTCCCCCGTTCCCCGCGGCGTTCCTGGCGTTTTTCTCCCCGGCCGTCTTCACGGTGAGCCACACGGTGATGATGGACCTGCCGGCGCTGGCGCTGGGCGTGACCGGTGTCGCCGCGGCCTTCCGCGGCCTCCGGGACAACCGGCCGGCGGCCGTGCTGGCCGGGGGGGCCTGGATCGGGGCGGCCTGCCTCGTCTCCTACGTGGCGGTGATGTTCCTCCTCCCGCCGGGGGTGGCGCTGCTCCTGTCGCGACGGCGGCTGCGGAACACCCTCCTCCTCGGCTTGCCGCCCGCGGCCTGCCTGGGGGGGTGGCTGGCTTTCGTCTGGTTCCAGACCGGCCGCTTCGTCCTGGCGGACGCCGCCCGGGTGGTCGCCGTGATCCAGGACCGCAGCTACGGGGGCGTCGAGTACCGCCTCTTCTACAACCTCGTCGCCGCCGGGTCCATGGTCCTCTTCCCCGCCGCTCTCCTTGTCTGGCAGTGGCGAACGATCCGGGGAAAGCTCTACCTCCTGGCCGCCCTGGCCATCGGTTTCCGGTTGGCGCTCCGGTTCCCGGGGGAGGGGACGCTGCGGCACGCCCTGGTCGCGTTCGGGGCGGCCGCGGGGATCATCCTCCTGGTGGAGGGGACCCTGGCGGCGGCCCGGGCCGCCCGTTTCGACCGGGAGCGGCGGCCCTTCCACCTCGCGCTGGCCGCCTGGCTTCCGCTCCTGTTCCTCCTCACGGTGAAGACGTGGCCCCACGGGGCCGTCCGTTACCTGCTCTGGATCGTCCCGCCGGCGGTTCTGTGCTTCCTCCTGAGCGAATCCCTGTCCCCGGGCCCCGCCGGGGAGCGGCCGGGGGAAAACCCGGCGCCCGGGCGGCGCCGCCGTCCTCTCTGGGCCTTATTGGCCGGGGGGCAGGTCGCCCTGGCCCTCCTGGCGGCGTGGGCGGACACCGACCTCGCCGGTCGGCAGCGGGCGGCCGTGGACGCAATTTTCGCCCGTTACGCCGCTCCGGGGCGCACACTCTGGTACGCCGGCGAGTGGGGATTGCGGCACTATGTCAGCGCCCGGGGGGGGAAGTGCATCCTGCGCTACGACCGGAGGCCCCGGCCCGGCGACATCCTGGTCCGCCCGGCCCTGCTGTCCTCCACCTACGCCTCGGCCTACGAGGAGGGCCACCGGGCGCAGCGCATCGCCCGCCTGGCGGTCCGGACCCCCTGCCCGCTGCGGACGCTGAGCCCCCGGGCCCGGGCCGGTTTCTGGAGCGATTACTGGGGCCTTCTCCCGCTGGCGCCCGCGACGGGCGACCCCCCCCTCGAGATCCTGGACGTCTATCGCATCCTTCAAACCCTTCCCCCCGACCCGGGACGCGAAAAGGACAACCTGGGCATCCTTCCCCCGGCGAGGCTGACCGTCATCCCCGACGGGTGA